The Spirochaetae bacterium HGW-Spirochaetae-1 genome has a segment encoding these proteins:
- a CDS encoding 3-hydroxybutyrate dehydrogenase (catalyzes the formation of acetoacetate from 3-hydroxybutyrate): MKLKNITAVITGAGKGIGKAIAQSFAGEGANVVVVDIDEGEALATVEEIRKLGSKAIHLRTDVSRQNDVVRLKDLVVREYGGLDILVNNAGIMGKRSFMFASNDVEWRKIIEVNLFGCYYMTRVFLPLLVERKKGRIINMASIQGKQASPTNSAYSASKHAVIGLTRTVAVELGLLGLGEITVNAICPGVVDTDLVSGPGGAVDQLAGMLNTTREAVIEERIKPMSIQRRMLDVEEIASMALYLASEEGRGITGQAINVCGGSVFY, from the coding sequence ATGAAACTGAAAAATATAACCGCAGTAATAACCGGAGCGGGAAAAGGAATAGGGAAAGCCATTGCGCAGTCTTTCGCCGGAGAAGGAGCGAATGTCGTTGTCGTCGATATCGATGAAGGGGAGGCCCTGGCGACTGTGGAAGAGATAAGGAAACTCGGTTCGAAAGCAATTCATCTCAGAACCGATGTGTCGCGACAGAATGATGTCGTTCGTCTTAAAGACTTGGTGGTGAGAGAATACGGGGGACTGGATATCCTTGTGAACAACGCCGGGATCATGGGAAAGCGTTCTTTTATGTTTGCCTCCAATGACGTGGAGTGGAGGAAGATAATCGAAGTAAACCTCTTTGGCTGTTATTATATGACGCGGGTCTTTCTGCCGCTTTTAGTCGAGAGAAAGAAAGGTCGCATTATAAACATGGCCTCTATTCAGGGCAAACAGGCAAGCCCGACTAACTCGGCATATAGTGCATCAAAGCATGCCGTAATAGGTCTTACCAGGACGGTAGCCGTCGAGCTTGGGCTGCTCGGACTGGGAGAGATAACCGTTAATGCCATCTGTCCCGGGGTCGTCGATACAGACCTGGTTTCCGGTCCCGGCGGAGCCGTCGACCAGCTTGCCGGAATGCTGAACACGACACGGGAAGCGGTCATTGAAGAACGAATCAAGCCTATGAGCATACAACGAAGGATGCTCGATGTGGAAGAGATCGCTTCCATGGCCCTCTATCTGGCATCGGAAGAAGGTCGCGGGATAACCGGTCAGGCAATTAATGTCTGCGGCGGGTCCGTGTTTTATTGA